From the genome of Pseudonocardia sp. EC080619-01:
GCGGACACCGCGCTCGGGACCTGCTCGATGTCCCCGGTCAGCGCCGCCATCGCGCCCCGGACCTCCGGCTCGCCCGCCGTGACCGTGACGGGGTCACCGACGGGCGTGCCCTCGGCGTCGTCGGTGTCGGTCGCCTGCCCGAGCCGGACGGTCGCGGTGTAGGCCTTGGTGTCCAGCGACAGGTGCCCCAGCAGCTTCGTCGCCCGCTCGATGCCGACGACCAGCACGCCGGTCGCCATCGGGTCGAGCGTCCCGGCGTGGCCGACCTTGCGGGTGCCCATGATCCGGCGCAGCTTCCCGACGACGTCGTGGCTGGTCGGACCCCGGTCCTTGTCGACGACGACGAGACCGGGCGGCGGAGGCGGTGGCTTCGGCACGGTCGCAGACGCTAACGCGCCAGCCGGTACCCGACCCCACGCACCGTCACGACGACCTCGCGGGCGCCGAGTTTCGACCGCAGCGACGCCACGTGCGCCTCCAGGGTGCGGGCGGCGGAGCCGTCGGCGACGCCCCAGACCTGTTCGAGCAGCTCGGTCCGGGGCAGCACGGCGCCCTCGCGCCGGGCCAGCGCCGCGAGCAGGTCGAACTCCTTGCGGGTCAGCGCGACCTCGTCCCCGGCCGCGGTGACGGACCGCCGCTCCAGGTCGACGACGACGTCGCCCACCGCCACCGTGGACGCCACCGCGCCGCCGGTGGAGCGGCGCAGCACCGCCTCGATCCGGGCGAGGAGCTCGTCGGTCGACACCGGCTTGACCAGGTAGTCGTCGGCACCGGCACGCAGGCCCTGCACCCGGGCGGCGACGTCGCCGCGGCCGGTGATCGCGAGGATCGGCACCCGGGACCGCTCCCGGATCTCCCGGCAGACACCGATCCCGTCGCGGTCGGGCAGTCCCATGTCGAGCAGCACGACGTCGGGCTCCCGGTCCGCGATCGCACTGAGCGCGGCGGTCCCGCTGCCGACCAGATCGGTCGGATGACCGTGCTTGACCAGGGTGCGCCGCAACGCGTCTCCGAGGACGGCGTCGTCCTCGACCAGCAGTACGCGCACGTCCGACAGCGTAGTCCGCACCCTCAAACCTTCCTCAAGACCGCCTCCGCTCCCGTTGGCGCGGCGGGCGGCCCTCCTTCATCGTTTCGGCACCGAACACGTCGAGGAGGACGGACATGGCCGAGGTCGCCACCGCAGCCGGCTCACCGGGACAGGGGTCGTCGACCCCCACCCGGCCGAAGAAGAAGCTCTACTCCCAGCTCTGGTTCTGGGTCCTGATCGGCATCGCGTCCGGCATCCTGGTCGGGTTCGTCGCCCCCGACTTCGCCTCGGACACCAAGTGGCTCGCCGACACCTTCGTCCAGATGATCAAGGTGATCATCGGGCCGGTCATCTTCTGCACCGTGATCGTGGGCATCGCGTCGCTGGGCAACCTCGCCCGGGCCGGCGGGCTCGCCGCCCGCGCGCTGGGCTACTTCCTGGTCATGACGGTGATCGCGCTGGCGATGGGCCTTCTCGCGGGCAACCTCTTCCAGCCGGGCGCCGGCTTCGAGGGTGCCCCGAACCCGGCCGACCTCGCGAAGGCCGCCGAGAACGCCGCGACCGGCTCCGAGGAGTCAGGCGTCATCGGCTTCATCCAGGGCTCGCTGCTGCCGGAGAGCTTCTTCGGGCCGTTCGTCGAGAACTCGGTCCTGCAGGTCCTGGTCCTCGCGATCCTCACCGCCTGCGCGATCTCGTCGCTGAACAACGACCTCCGCGTCCGGCTGGTCCGCGGCATCGAGGGCATCTCGCAGGTGATCTTCGGGATCATCAAGATCATCATGTGGGCCGCACCGGTCGCCGCGTTCGGCGGCATGGCCTACACCGTCGGCCAGATGGGCGGCGAGTCGCTCGTCAACCTGCTCAAGCTGATGGGCGTCTTCTGGGGCACCTGCGCGGTCTTCGTCCTGGTCGTGCTCGGCGCGGTCTCCTGGGCCGCCGGGTTCAACGTCCTGAAGGTCATCCGGCTCATCAAGGACGAGCTGCTCATCATCGTCGGCACCTCGTCGTCGGAGTCGGTGCTGCCGCGCTTCCTCACGAAGCTGCAGTCGGCCGGTGCGTCCAAGCAGACCGTCGGCATGGTCATCCCGACCGGCTACTCGTTCAACCTGGACGGCACCTGCATCTACCTGACCCTGGGTGCGCTGTTCATCATCCAGGCCGGCGGTGAGGTCCTCCCGATCGGCGCGCAGATCGCCCTCGCGGTCCTGATGGTGCTCACCTCGAAGGGCGCCGCGGGCGTCACCGGCGCCGGTCTGGTCACCCTGGCCGCGTCGCTGCAGGCCTTCGGCGGGGAGTTCTTCACCCCCGAGGCGATCGTCGTCGGCCTCGCCCTGATCGTCGGCATCGACCGCATGATGTCCGAGGGCCGCGCGCTGACCAACGCGATCGGCAACGTCGTCGCCACCCTGGTGATCGCCCGCTGGAACGGCGAGCTCGACCGCGAGCGGCTCGCCGCCGTCCTCGAGGACCCGTCGCTCGTCGAGGCCGACATGGAGGCCGCCCACGGCAGCGGTGCCGGCGAGGAGACCGAGAAGACCGAGGAGACCGCGACCGGCACCGAGGCTCCCGCCGACGCCGACACCCGCGTCAAGGCCACCACCGGTTCCTGACGCGACCGTCCCGTCCTCCTCATGACGGTCGCCCCGCCCGGAGCACGGTCCCCCCTCCCACCCCCGCGGTGGCAGGGTGGGGCCGTGCTCCGGGCGTTCCGCACCTCCTCGACCTCCCTGCGGGGGTCGAAGCTGGTCCGCCGCCTGTTCGTGCTGCAGGTGGTGACGGTGCTGCTGACCGTCGGGGGCCTCACCGCGCTCGGCGTGTACGGCGCCGGGGAACTCGAGCACGACGCCGCCGGGCGGCTGACCCGGGCCACCGCGCTGAGCATCGCCTCCGACCCCGAGGTCGTCGACGCGCTGCGGGCCGGTGGCGACGTCGCCACCCTGTCGTCGCGGCTGCAGCCGGTCGCCGAGCGGGTCCGGACCGCGACGAACACCAACTTCGTCGTCGTCATGTCCCCCGCCGGGATCCGCTACAGCCACTACAACCCCGCCGAGATCGGCCTGCCGTACCAGGGCAACATCGCCCCGGCGCTGGAGGGCCGGACGGCCACCGAGGTCTACACCGGCACGCTCGGGCCGTCGGTCCGCACCGTCACCCCGGTCGTCGAGGACGGGCGGCTCATCGCCGTCGTCTCGGTCGGGGTGCTGCAGACCCGGGTCAGCGACCTGGCGCTGCGCTGGCTGCCCGGCATCGTCGTCGCCGCCGGTGCCGCGCTGCTGCTCGGTCTGGGCCTCGCCGTGCTGCTGGCCCGCAGGCTGCGGCGGCAGACCCTCGGGCTGGAGCCCGAGGAGATCGCCGGGGCCTACACCCATCACGACGCCGTGCTGCACGCCGTCGGCGAGGGCCTGCTGGTCGTCGACGGCAGCGGACGGCTGGTCGTCGTCAACGCCGAGGCCCGGCGGCTGCTGGCCTCCCCCGTCCCGATCGAGGGCGGCCCCGACACCGCCGAGCCCGGACGCCCGCTGACCGGCCTGGGCATCGACCCGGCGGTGCTGGCGGTGCTGGTCCGCGGCCTGCGCGAGGACCTCCGCGACGAGCCCGCGCTCGCCGGGGAACGGGTGCTGCTGGTCAACAGCCGGCACGCCGGCCCGGCCGCGGGGCCGGGGACCCGGGTGTTCACGCTGCGCGACCGCACCGAGCTGGCCGGCGCCCTCCGGGAGCGCGACGACGCCCGCGGCAAGGTCGACGCCCTGTCCGGGCAGGCCCACGAGTTCGCGAACCGATTGCAGACCGTGCTGACGCTGATCGAGCTCGGCGACACCTCGGACGCCGCGGCCGCCGGGACCGCCGCCCTCGACCGCACCCGCGGGCCCGGCTCCGCCGTCGTCGCCGAGGTGCTCGACCCGGTGCTCGCCGCGCTGCTGGCGGACAAGGCGTGGCAGGCGGTGGAGCGCGACGTCGCGTTCTCGGTGACCGACGCCTGCGATCCCGACACCCTGCCGGACCTGCACCTGCCGTTCGCCGCCGACGACCTCGTCTCGCTGGCCGGGAACCTCGTCGACAACGCGATCGAGGTGGTCGCGGCGCAGCCCCGCGGCGCGGAGCGGTCGGTCACCGCGACGGTCCGGACCGACAGCGGCGAGGTGGTCCTGGAGGTCGCCGACAGCGGTCCCGGTGTTCCCCAGGAGACCGCCCGCGAGCTGTTCACGTTCGGCTTCAGCACCCGGGCGACGCCCGGTGGCCGCCCGCGCGGGATCGGGCTGGCCCTGGTCGACCGGATCACCCGGCGCCTCGGGGGGACGGTGACCGTCGGGCCCCGGGACGACGGCACCGGCGCGGTCTTCACGGTGCGGCTCCCGCTCCCGACCCCACCCCCGCTCGACGAGGGGCGCTCCGCGGTCGCACGCCCCTGACCGGACGGCGCGGAGCTCAGGCCCGGACCGTGCCCGGGACCGCCCACCGCCCCGAGCGCGCCCGCAGCCCGACGGCCACCAGCCGGACGACCATGAACATCGCCAGCCCGGTCCAGATCCCGGCCAGCCCCCACCCGAACGCCAGCGACAGCCAGATCAGCGGCAGGAACCCGCACACCGCGGCGAGCAGCGTCGTCGTGCGCAGGAACGCCGCGTCACCTGCGCCGAGCAGCACACCGTCGAGGGCGAAGACCACGCCCGCCACCGGTTGCAGCGCGGTGAAGAACCACCACGCGGCGGGGATCGTCGCGAGCACCGCGGCGTCGGTGGTGAACACCCCGGGCAGCACCGGATAGAGCGCCGCGAAGACGACGCCGAACACGCAGCCCAGCAGCAGCCCGTACCGCGTCACCCGGGCCGCGACGGCACGCGCCCCGGCGGTGCCCTCCCGATCCCGGGCCGCCCCCAGCGCCGACCCGACGAGTGCCTGGGCGGCGATCGCCACCGCGTCGAGCACGAGCGACTGGAACACCCACAGCTGCAGCACGACCTGGTGCGCCGCCACCGACTCCGCACCGAACCGGGAGGCCACCGCGGTCGCGGACAGGAAGCACGCCTGGAAGCCGAGCGACCGGATCACCAGGTCGCGGCCCATCGTCACCTGGGCGCGCAGCACCGCGGCGTCGGGCGCGAACCGGACCGGGTCGGACGACGGCGCCCGCCGCCGCTCCGCCGCCAGCGCCCGCAGGAACAGCCCCGCCGACACCGCCTGGGCCACGACGTTGGCGACCGCGGAGCCCTCCAGCCCCCAGCCGTCCCAGGAGCCGGCGCCGTGCACGAGGAACGGGCACAGCAGCGCGGACAGGCCGTTGCCCGCCAGCACGTAGTACATCGGGCGCCGGGTGTCCTGCACCCCGCGCATCCAGCCGTTCCCGGCGAGCGTGACCAGCACCAGTGGGGCGCCGAACAGGGCGATGCGCAGCCAGGAGACCGCTCCCGCCGCGATGTCCCCGCCGCCCGCGAGCACCCCCGCGACCGGGGCCGCCAGCAGCTGCCCGGCCGCGATCACCAGCAGCCCGACGACGACGGCCAGCCACGTCGCCTGTACCCCCTCGGTGACCGCGGCGGACCGGCGCCCGGCGCCGTAGAACCGGGACGCCCGCGCCGTCGTCCCGTAGGACAGGAACGTCAGCTGGGTGGTGACCTGGGCGAACAGCACCGCGGCGACGGCGAGCGAGGCCAGCGGGAGCCCGCCCAGCCGTCCGACGACGGCGGTGTCGACCAGCAGGTACAGCGGCTCCGCGGCGAGCACCGGCAGCGCCGGCACCGCGAGCCGCAGGATGTCCCGGGCCCCGCCCCGGGAGCGGACGTCCGGTTCCGAGCCTCCCGACACCGCTACGGACGCGGGCGGCGGCAGAGGAAGCAGAACGCGGGCGGGACGTTGCGCCACACCGTCCGCGTCATGACGACCTCGTCGAAGGTCTCCTGCAGGGTCGCCTTGAACCGGCGGGCCGAGGGCATCGGCATGGTGTGCGAGTACGCGAACGTGGCGAACGCCCCGGTCTCCCCGATCACGTCGACGACCTGGCCGAGGATCTCGCGCTGGGAGGCCCGGTCGAACAGCGACCAGGGCAGCCCGGAGATGACCGCGTCGACACCGGCGATGCCGCGCTCCTCCAGGAGCTCGCCCAGCTTGCGGGCGTCACCGTTGATGACCTCGACGCCCGGGTGCCGCCCCGTGAGGTAGCGGGCCATGCCCGGGTCGAGCTCGACGGCGAGGTGCCGGCCGCCGGGCGCGAGCCGGCGGGAGACCTCGGAGGTCACCGCGCCGGTGCCCGGGCCGAGCTCCACGACGACCGGCGCTCCGTGACCGGGCGCGATCCGGGCGAGCTTCTCCGACAGCCGCTGCGAGCTCGGCCAGACGGCACCGACCCGGGCGGGGTTGCGCACCCACGCTCCGAGGAACTCGCGCCAGCCGCTGGCGTCGTCGCGGGCACCGTCGTGTCCCGGGGCGGGCTCGGAACTCACGTGCAACCTCCTGGGGGGATCGCCGGACACGCTACGTCCCGGGACCGTGGCCGGTCGGACCGGCCCGTGCCTACCGGACGCGGTGGTACCGCAGGTGTATTCCGGATGACGGTCGTGACACCTCGCCGGTGCGACGCGGTGACCGGCCGGGCGTCGTGGGGCCGCGTCACGGCTGCGGGACGGCGGCGAGCTCGGCCCGCAGCAGGTCGAGCAGCGCGTCGCGGGTGCCGTCGCGCTCGAACCCCGCCGCGGCCGCGTGCCCGCCCCCGCCGAGCGCCGTCGCGACCCGGGACAGGTCCGGGCGTCCGGTGCCGCGCAGGGACACCGACCACGATCCGGGGGCGACCTCGGTCAGCAGCGCCGCGACACCGTCGTCGGCGGTGGCCAGCAGCTGCCCGACCAGGGTGACCGTCTGGTCCCGGAACCGGGTCGCCGTCGCGGCGTCCACGACCGCCCACACCAGGGGCTCGCCACCGGCCCCGGCGGGCTCCCGCCGGGCCCCGGCCAGGACGGTCGCCTGCGCCGCCAGCCAGGCGAACGGACGGGTCCCGGTGATCTCGCGCATCAGCTCGCGCGGCTCCGCCCCGGCGTCGACGAGTTCGGCGCCCAGCCGCAGCGCGTCCGACCCGCCCCAGCGGAACCCGCCGGTGTCGGTGTAGAGGCCCGCGAACAACGCCCGGGCCAGTACGGGGTCCAGTGTGGTCCCCAGCTCGGCGAGGACCTCGCGTACCAGCAGCACGGTGGCCGGGGCGCCCGGGTCGACCAGGTGGTGGGTCGCGAACGGCACGAACGACGCGTGGTGGTCGAGCGCGAGCGACGACCGCGCCGTCCCGAGCCGCCCCGCCAGGTCACCGAGCCGGGCGGCCGACGAGATGTCGCAGCAGACCAGCAGGTCCGGCGCCGCGGGCGCGTCCTGGGAGGCGACGACGACGCCGCCGGGGTCGAGCGCGAGCAGCGCCTCCGGCACCGGCTCGGGCCCGCCGAACGACGCCACCGCGGGCACGCCCGAGCGGCGCAGCGCCGTGGCGAGCGCGATCGCGCTGCCCGCGGCGTCGGCGTCGGGCCGGACGTGGCCGACGACGAGGACCTCGCCACGGGCCTGCCGCAGCAGCGCCGCGGCCCCGGCCGGATCGACCGGTCCGGGGCCGGGCAGCGGCGGCGCGGACGTCGCCCTCACTCCGCCTCGGTCTCCCGCGGGGCCTTGTACGGGTCCGCGTCGCCCGCGGGCGACGCGGAGGCCGCCAGCCGTGCGACCTCGGCGTCCGAGGCGCGGGTCTGGGCCAGCAGCTCCTCCATCCGGCGCGCCTCGTCCGGGACCTGGTCGAGGACGAAGGCGAGGCTCGGGGTGTGCCGGACACCGGTCTGCTGACCGACCCGGCTGCGGAGCACACCGGCGGCGCTCTGCAGCGCGGCGGCGGCACCGGCGGTGTCGGGTGCCTCCTCCAGCGAGGCCCCCATCACCGTGTAGTAGACGGTGGCTTCCCGCAGGTCACCGGTCACCCGGGTGTCGGTGATCGTCACCATGGACAACCGCGGGTCCTTGACCTCGTGCTCCAACGCCTCCGCGACGATCTGCGAGATCCGCTTGGCGAGCTTGCGTGCGCGGGCCTGGTCGACCATGTCGTGCTCCTTCCACCGGTCGTGCGGGGCCGAGTCTAGGCAAGGCCGGCCCGGTCCCGCCGCGGGTTCTCAGTCGTCGTCCTCCGGGCCGAACAGGCGGGTCCGGGCGGACAGCAGTTCCATCTCGGGGCGGGCGGCGACCAGCCGCTCGCACCGCTCCAGCAGCGCCGTGACCTGTCCGGCGTCGGCGGCCACGCAGCTCACACCGATCAGCGCGCGCCGGTACAGGTCCTGGTGGCCGGCCTCGGCCGCCGCCACCTCGAACCGGCGCAGCTCGGCCAGCAGCGGCCGCACCGCCGACCGCTTCTGTTTCAGCGACCGGACGTCGCCGAGCAGGACGTCGCACTCCAGTGCGCCGACGAACATGCCCACCTCCGGGCGAGACGCCGACGGGGCGGCCGGTTCGCACCGGCCGCCCCGTCGGACGAGTACCTCGGTTCCGCTGCTTCGTCCCTCGATCTCCGGGACTCAGTCGCGCGGCTTCTCCCGCATCTCGAACGTCTCGATGACGTCGTCGACCTTGATGTCGGAGTAGCTGCCCAGCGTCAGACCGCACTCGAAGCCCTCGCGGACCTCGACCACGTCGTCCTTGTACCGGCGCAGCGACGACACCGGGAGGTTCTCGTGGATCACCTTCGAGTCGCGCAGCAGGCGCGCCCTGGCGTTCCGGCGGATCTCCCCACCCATCACGAGGCAACCGGCGATCGTGCCGAACTTCGAGGACTTGAAGACCTCGCGGACCTCCGCGCGGCCCAGCTCGACCTCCTCGTACTCCGGCTTGAGCATGCCCTTCAGGGCCTGCTCGATCTCCTCGATCGCCTGGTAGATCACCGAGTAGTAGCGGATCTCCACGCCCTCGCGGTTGGCCAGCTCGGTGGCCTTGCCCTCGGCACGGACGTTGAAGCCCATGACGATGACGTTGTCCGCGATGGCGAGGTTGATGTCGCCCTCGGTGATGCCACCGACGCCGCGGTGGATGACGCGCAGATCGACGTCGTCCCCCACGTCCAGCTTCATCAGGGCCTCCTCGAGCGCCTCCACGGTGCCCGAGTTGTCACCCTTGATGATCAGGTTGAGGGTGTTCGTCTCCTTGAGCGCGGCGTCCAGGTCCTCCAGGCTGACGCGCTTGCGACGGCTCGCCAGCTCGGCGTTGCGCTCGCGGGCGCGCCGCCGGTCGGCGATCTGCCGGGCCACCCGGTCCTCGTCGACGACGAGGAACGTGTCGCCGGCACCCGGGACCGAGGTCAGGCCGATGACCTGCACCGGACGCGACGGGAGCGCCTCGGTGACGTCGGCACCGTGCTCGTCGATCATCCGCCGGACGCGCCCGGAGGCGTCGCCCGCGACGACCGAGTCGCCGACCTTCAGCGTGCCGCGCTGGACCAGCACCGTGGCCACCGGGCCACGGCCGCGGTCCAGGTGCCCCTCGATGGTGACGCCCTGGGCGTCCATGTCGGGGTTGGCCCGCAGGTCGAGCGCCGCGTCCGCGGTCAGCAGGATCGCCTCGAGCAGCGACTCGATGTTGGTGCCCTGCTTGGCGGAGATGTCGACGAACATGGTGTCGCCGCCGAACTCCTCGGCCACCAGGTTGTACTCGGTGAGCTGCTGCCGGATCTTCTGCGGGTTCGCACCCTCGACGTCGATCTTGTTGACCGCGACCACGATCGGCAGGTCCGCCGCCTGGGCGTGGTTGATCGACTCGACGGTCTGCGGCATCACGCCGTCGTCCGCCGCCACCACGATCACCGCGATGTCGGTGGACTTCGCACCGCGGGCACGCATGGCGGTGAACGCCTCGTGACCCGGGGTGTCGATGAACGTGATGAGCCGCTCCTCACCCTCCAGCTCGGCCGGCACCTGGTACGCGCCGATGTGCTGGGTGATGCCGCCGGCCTCGCCCTCGCGGACGTTGGCCTTGCGGACCGTGTCCAGCAGGCGCGTCTTGCCGTGGTCGACGTGACCCATGACGGTGACGACCGGCGGCCGGGCCACCAGCGCCTCCTCGTCGCCGAGGTCGCCGAACTCGATGTCGAACGACTCGAGCAGGGCGCGGTCCTCCTCCTCGGGGGACACGACCTGGACCCGGTAGTTCATCTCCTGGCCGAGCAGCTCCAGGATCTCGTCCGAGACCGACGCGGTCGCCGTGACCATCTCGCCGAGGTGGAACAACACCTGCACCAGCGAGGCCGGGTTGGCGTTGATCTTCTCCGCGAAGTCGGTCAGCGACGCGCCACGCGGCAGCCGGATCGTCTCGCCGTTGCCCTTGGGCAGGCGGACACCGCCCACCGAGGGCGCGGCCATGGCGTCGTACTCCTGGCGCTTCTGCCGCTTCGACT
Proteins encoded in this window:
- a CDS encoding bifunctional oligoribonuclease/PAP phosphatase NrnA — protein: MRATSAPPLPGPGPVDPAGAAALLRQARGEVLVVGHVRPDADAAGSAIALATALRRSGVPAVASFGGPEPVPEALLALDPGGVVVASQDAPAAPDLLVCCDISSAARLGDLAGRLGTARSSLALDHHASFVPFATHHLVDPGAPATVLLVREVLAELGTTLDPVLARALFAGLYTDTGGFRWGGSDALRLGAELVDAGAEPRELMREITGTRPFAWLAAQATVLAGARREPAGAGGEPLVWAVVDAATATRFRDQTVTLVGQLLATADDGVAALLTEVAPGSWSVSLRGTGRPDLSRVATALGGGGHAAAAGFERDGTRDALLDLLRAELAAVPQP
- a CDS encoding MATE family efflux transporter, yielding MSGGSEPDVRSRGGARDILRLAVPALPVLAAEPLYLLVDTAVVGRLGGLPLASLAVAAVLFAQVTTQLTFLSYGTTARASRFYGAGRRSAAVTEGVQATWLAVVVGLLVIAAGQLLAAPVAGVLAGGGDIAAGAVSWLRIALFGAPLVLVTLAGNGWMRGVQDTRRPMYYVLAGNGLSALLCPFLVHGAGSWDGWGLEGSAVANVVAQAVSAGLFLRALAAERRRAPSSDPVRFAPDAAVLRAQVTMGRDLVIRSLGFQACFLSATAVASRFGAESVAAHQVVLQLWVFQSLVLDAVAIAAQALVGSALGAARDREGTAGARAVAARVTRYGLLLGCVFGVVFAALYPVLPGVFTTDAAVLATIPAAWWFFTALQPVAGVVFALDGVLLGAGDAAFLRTTTLLAAVCGFLPLIWLSLAFGWGLAGIWTGLAMFMVVRLVAVGLRARSGRWAVPGTVRA
- the infB gene encoding translation initiation factor IF-2, producing MAGKARVHELAKELGLSSKQVLSKLQDLGEYVKSPSSTVEAPVARKLRDAMAAGGGNGGGNGQRRGSGAPGGGRPRAGGGGSGAPSPSRPSAPKPGPTPGAAPSRPGPAPKPGPRPGPPAPAQGAPSPAQPAAGQDAPKPGPATPAPTPHPQAPAADASAPAAPRPGPAAPKPGPKPGPAAPKPGPKPGEQGQGGGQGGGAPRPGGDGQRGPKPGPRQPRVGNNPFGVGQGSPKPAPRPGPPAQQPGGQQQGGGAAPQQPAARSGEAPPRPPRPGGGAGGPRPTPNSMPPRPNPGMMPARPAGGRPGPGGRGGPGGGRGGPGGGRGGPGGGRPGGGGGGGFRPGGGGPGGPPPAGGFRGRPGGGGGRGRGGAAGAFGRPGGPARRGRKSKRQKRQEYDAMAAPSVGGVRLPKGNGETIRLPRGASLTDFAEKINANPASLVQVLFHLGEMVTATASVSDEILELLGQEMNYRVQVVSPEEEDRALLESFDIEFGDLGDEEALVARPPVVTVMGHVDHGKTRLLDTVRKANVREGEAGGITQHIGAYQVPAELEGEERLITFIDTPGHEAFTAMRARGAKSTDIAVIVVAADDGVMPQTVESINHAQAADLPIVVAVNKIDVEGANPQKIRQQLTEYNLVAEEFGGDTMFVDISAKQGTNIESLLEAILLTADAALDLRANPDMDAQGVTIEGHLDRGRGPVATVLVQRGTLKVGDSVVAGDASGRVRRMIDEHGADVTEALPSRPVQVIGLTSVPGAGDTFLVVDEDRVARQIADRRRARERNAELASRRKRVSLEDLDAALKETNTLNLIIKGDNSGTVEALEEALMKLDVGDDVDLRVIHRGVGGITEGDINLAIADNVIVMGFNVRAEGKATELANREGVEIRYYSVIYQAIEEIEQALKGMLKPEYEEVELGRAEVREVFKSSKFGTIAGCLVMGGEIRRNARARLLRDSKVIHENLPVSSLRRYKDDVVEVREGFECGLTLGSYSDIKVDDVIETFEMREKPRD
- a CDS encoding response regulator transcription factor, whose amino-acid sequence is MRVLLVEDDAVLGDALRRTLVKHGHPTDLVGSGTAALSAIADREPDVVLLDMGLPDRDGIGVCREIRERSRVPILAITGRGDVAARVQGLRAGADDYLVKPVSTDELLARIEAVLRRSTGGAVASTVAVGDVVVDLERRSVTAAGDEVALTRKEFDLLAALARREGAVLPRTELLEQVWGVADGSAARTLEAHVASLRSKLGAREVVVTVRGVGYRLAR
- a CDS encoding cation:dicarboxylate symporter family transporter gives rise to the protein MAEVATAAGSPGQGSSTPTRPKKKLYSQLWFWVLIGIASGILVGFVAPDFASDTKWLADTFVQMIKVIIGPVIFCTVIVGIASLGNLARAGGLAARALGYFLVMTVIALAMGLLAGNLFQPGAGFEGAPNPADLAKAAENAATGSEESGVIGFIQGSLLPESFFGPFVENSVLQVLVLAILTACAISSLNNDLRVRLVRGIEGISQVIFGIIKIIMWAAPVAAFGGMAYTVGQMGGESLVNLLKLMGVFWGTCAVFVLVVLGAVSWAAGFNVLKVIRLIKDELLIIVGTSSSESVLPRFLTKLQSAGASKQTVGMVIPTGYSFNLDGTCIYLTLGALFIIQAGGEVLPIGAQIALAVLMVLTSKGAAGVTGAGLVTLAASLQAFGGEFFTPEAIVVGLALIVGIDRMMSEGRALTNAIGNVVATLVIARWNGELDRERLAAVLEDPSLVEADMEAAHGSGAGEETEKTEETATGTEAPADADTRVKATTGS
- a CDS encoding class I SAM-dependent methyltransferase; translated protein: MSSEPAPGHDGARDDASGWREFLGAWVRNPARVGAVWPSSQRLSEKLARIAPGHGAPVVVELGPGTGAVTSEVSRRLAPGGRHLAVELDPGMARYLTGRHPGVEVINGDARKLGELLEERGIAGVDAVISGLPWSLFDRASQREILGQVVDVIGETGAFATFAYSHTMPMPSARRFKATLQETFDEVVMTRTVWRNVPPAFCFLCRRPRP
- a CDS encoding DUF503 domain-containing protein — translated: MFVGALECDVLLGDVRSLKQKRSAVRPLLAELRRFEVAAAEAGHQDLYRRALIGVSCVAADAGQVTALLERCERLVAARPEMELLSARTRLFGPEDDD
- the rbfA gene encoding 30S ribosome-binding factor RbfA, translated to MVDQARARKLAKRISQIVAEALEHEVKDPRLSMVTITDTRVTGDLREATVYYTVMGASLEEAPDTAGAAAALQSAAGVLRSRVGQQTGVRHTPSLAFVLDQVPDEARRMEELLAQTRASDAEVARLAASASPAGDADPYKAPRETEAE
- a CDS encoding ATP-binding protein; the protein is MLRAFRTSSTSLRGSKLVRRLFVLQVVTVLLTVGGLTALGVYGAGELEHDAAGRLTRATALSIASDPEVVDALRAGGDVATLSSRLQPVAERVRTATNTNFVVVMSPAGIRYSHYNPAEIGLPYQGNIAPALEGRTATEVYTGTLGPSVRTVTPVVEDGRLIAVVSVGVLQTRVSDLALRWLPGIVVAAGAALLLGLGLAVLLARRLRRQTLGLEPEEIAGAYTHHDAVLHAVGEGLLVVDGSGRLVVVNAEARRLLASPVPIEGGPDTAEPGRPLTGLGIDPAVLAVLVRGLREDLRDEPALAGERVLLVNSRHAGPAAGPGTRVFTLRDRTELAGALRERDDARGKVDALSGQAHEFANRLQTVLTLIELGDTSDAAAAGTAALDRTRGPGSAVVAEVLDPVLAALLADKAWQAVERDVAFSVTDACDPDTLPDLHLPFAADDLVSLAGNLVDNAIEVVAAQPRGAERSVTATVRTDSGEVVLEVADSGPGVPQETARELFTFGFSTRATPGGRPRGIGLALVDRITRRLGGTVTVGPRDDGTGAVFTVRLPLPTPPPLDEGRSAVARP